The Halomicrobium zhouii region CGACGACGAGGACGGCCCCATCTACAAGCTCGTCGAGGAGTGGGAGGTGGCCCTGCGGCTCCACCCCGAGTTCCACACCCAGCCGAACGTCTACTACATCCCGCCCTTCGCCCCGCCCCAGCACGACGACGAGGGCGAGACGGTCGACGTCGAGCGCATCCCCCGGCCGTACCTGGAGGAGCTGTTCGGCGAGCAGGTCCACGAGGCCCTGGACACCATCGAGCGCGAGCGCGCCCGCGTCGAGCGCGGCGGCGAGAGCGAACTGATGGAGCTGCTCACCACGAAGGACATGGCCGAGCAGTACCGGCTGGAGGTGTTCGAATGAGCGACCGCGGGGGAGCGAATTCGAGCTCGTCACGAGCGGAGCGAAGTGACGGCGTTCGAATGAGCGACCGCGGGGGAGCGAATTCGAGCTCGTCACGAGCGGAGCGAAGTGACGGCGTTCGACTGATGCGAGCGATAGCGAGCGAAGTCGAGCCCGGGAGTCGAGCGGCGCGAGTCTCCCGGTGTTTAATGGCTGACCGCTCCCGAACGCGCTGGCCGGCGACGGAGGTGACCGGGCCGTGACGGGCGACGACGGCCCGGTCAGCCGCACCGTGCTGTTCGCCCTGGCGCTCGTCGTGGTCGCCGCGATAGCGCCGACGTTCGGCACCGCCCGCCCGGCGAACGAGATTCCGGTCGAGGACGACCCGCCCGACGCCGCGTCGCTGTCGGCCCCGACCGCCAACGCGTGGGAGGAGGTCCCCGAGGTCGACGTCGCGATGGCGAGCGCGCCGAGCTCCGTCCCGAACGCCAACGACACGTCCGTCGACGAGGTGTCGGTCCGCGCCGCGCGCACGGACGGGTCGCTGATCGTCCGGCTCTCGTGGGACGACGCGACCGCCGACGCCGTCACGCCACAGGCCGAGAACCGGACGCCGGGGGTCAACACGTTCTGGGACGCCGCGGCGCTCCAGTTGCCCGCGGACACGAGCACCCACCCGGGCATCGCGATGGGGAGCGAGCGCTCGCAGGTGAACGTCTGGTACTGGTCGGCGCCGAACACGACCCAGGAACTGCAGGCCGCCGGCCCGGGGACGACGACGACCATCCCCGACACGGCGCTCGACACGAACGCGAGCTACGAGAACGGCACCTGGCACGTCGTGTTCGACCGCGACCTGCGGGTCGACGACGCGGGGGCGAATCGCACGA contains the following coding sequences:
- a CDS encoding ethylbenzene dehydrogenase-related protein, whose product is MTGDDGPVSRTVLFALALVVVAAIAPTFGTARPANEIPVEDDPPDAASLSAPTANAWEEVPEVDVAMASAPSSVPNANDTSVDEVSVRAARTDGSLIVRLSWDDATADAVTPQAENRTPGVNTFWDAAALQLPADTSTHPGIAMGSERSQVNVWYWSAPNTTQELQAAGPGTTTTIPDTALDTNASYENGTWHVVFDRDLRVDDAGANRTTIEGERDVDVAIAVWNGSNAERSGQKAVSEWQYFPFGPGAQGPPYETILWVIAGLAIATVIVATTLGVRRT